A single Methanolobus sp. ZRKC5 DNA region contains:
- a CDS encoding DJ-1/PfpI family protein, with protein MSGSSLDSKKVLMVVAQEGFRDEEFFEPRDVFEDAGITITVASKTTDVATGALGGTVRPDVPIDKVIISEYDAIVISGGGGSRKLLWPDKKLQQLVADAFEHEKVVAAICVSPVILARAGILEGKKATVFKDPESIKELKKGKANYEDADVIVTENIITARDPPSAEAFGEAVIEALEKW; from the coding sequence ATGTCAGGATCAAGTTTAGATAGCAAAAAAGTTTTGATGGTTGTTGCACAGGAAGGTTTCAGGGATGAGGAGTTCTTTGAACCCAGGGATGTATTTGAGGATGCAGGAATAACTATTACTGTTGCAAGCAAGACTACAGATGTAGCTACCGGGGCACTTGGCGGGACTGTAAGACCTGATGTTCCTATAGATAAAGTGATTATTTCCGAGTATGATGCGATTGTTATTTCAGGTGGTGGCGGTTCAAGAAAACTGTTATGGCCGGATAAGAAGTTGCAGCAACTGGTTGCTGATGCCTTTGAACATGAGAAGGTCGTGGCTGCGATCTGTGTGTCTCCTGTGATACTTGCAAGAGCAGGGATACTTGAGGGTAAAAAAGCTACTGTTTTTAAGGACCCCGAATCTATCAAGGAGCTTAAAAAAGGCAAAGCAAATTATGAGGATGCAGATGTAATAGTTACTGAGAATATCATTACAGCCCGTGATCCTCCAAGCGCTGAGGCATTTGGTGAGGCTGTTATTGAAGCTCTTGAGAAATGGTAA
- a CDS encoding small ribosomal subunit Rsm22 family protein, with protein MSDREIISTFKYVSRMKPEFMLSELTDYLNEETSVQQVYNTLKPLFFDLGIDVVINKDDFRIVRATPQKKMELTDEEIKKNDLFFKSTAVSRKMERHIEQYIEKKTSKDWDDPIVLDKIRRAIRYQKASYWKEGNARNISYEKGYSILGYLAYQFPVYFIQFQYLLYDLAKDGLLKNRMKILDVGTGPGTIPLAIIDFYNRLDDRKANIHTIELFDENIEAYNFLVPQYADIKSNVTVEEPIRADVSKLEIEKLPDNIDLMVFSNVLNEMKGLSLEQRADIVKNMAEKLTPDGNIIIIEPADKVNSTEMRALTIILKRMGIKIYSPCSFIWSGECTLKTCWSFDHKKDIEITRVMSKLAECDEPYRYINTDIKYSYAILRKDKLSKQNLMVPDKAKFARMAKIDKHNTKRINVVGSLMSGDLGDEKYKLYRICDGTSKKAVYAVLPSHNLSEDNEVITKAGYGSILKIYNVLVKYNEATDAYNLLIGKGTTIEPLSGDMGQ; from the coding sequence ATGTCAGACAGGGAAATCATATCTACATTCAAATACGTTTCACGCATGAAACCAGAATTCATGTTATCAGAGCTTACTGACTATCTAAATGAGGAAACATCCGTCCAACAGGTATACAATACTCTTAAACCCCTGTTCTTCGACCTTGGAATCGATGTTGTTATCAATAAGGATGATTTCAGGATTGTTCGTGCAACTCCTCAAAAGAAAATGGAACTTACTGATGAGGAAATAAAAAAGAATGACCTTTTTTTCAAGTCAACTGCTGTTTCCAGAAAAATGGAACGTCATATCGAACAATATATCGAAAAGAAGACCAGCAAAGACTGGGACGACCCCATCGTTTTAGATAAAATAAGAAGAGCCATTCGCTATCAGAAAGCCAGCTACTGGAAAGAAGGCAATGCAAGAAACATAAGCTATGAAAAAGGATATAGCATCCTTGGATACCTTGCTTATCAGTTCCCTGTATATTTTATACAATTTCAATATCTTCTCTACGACCTGGCAAAGGACGGTCTTCTGAAGAACCGTATGAAAATACTTGATGTAGGAACCGGACCGGGTACAATCCCACTGGCAATTATCGACTTTTACAACCGTCTTGACGACCGCAAGGCAAACATCCATACAATTGAACTCTTCGACGAAAACATAGAGGCATATAATTTCCTCGTTCCACAGTATGCAGACATAAAATCAAATGTCACTGTTGAAGAACCTATCAGAGCCGATGTGAGTAAACTGGAAATTGAAAAACTTCCGGACAACATTGACCTTATGGTCTTTTCCAATGTCCTGAATGAGATGAAAGGCCTAAGCCTTGAACAAAGGGCTGATATCGTAAAGAACATGGCAGAAAAACTCACACCTGATGGTAATATCATAATAATAGAACCTGCTGACAAGGTTAATTCAACTGAGATGAGAGCACTCACCATAATACTGAAGAGAATGGGAATCAAGATATATAGCCCATGTTCATTCATCTGGTCGGGTGAATGTACCCTTAAAACATGCTGGAGCTTCGATCATAAAAAAGATATTGAGATTACCAGGGTCATGAGCAAACTGGCAGAATGCGATGAGCCTTATCGTTACATTAATACCGATATCAAATACTCATATGCGATACTCAGGAAGGACAAACTGTCAAAGCAGAATCTCATGGTTCCTGATAAAGCAAAATTCGCACGCATGGCAAAAATTGACAAACATAATACTAAACGTATAAATGTGGTAGGTTCACTGATGTCAGGTGATCTGGGTGATGAGAAGTACAAACTCTACAGAATATGCGACGGTACTTCAAAAAAGGCAGTCTATGCAGTGTTACCATCCCATAACCTTTCAGAAGATAATGAAGTGATCACAAAAGCAGGATATGGAAGTATACTTAAAATCTATAATGTGCTTGTCAAATACAATGAAGCAACTGATGCATACAACCTGCTAATAGGGAAAGGGACCACAATTGAACCCCTGTCCGGAGACATGGGACAGTAA
- the mtaA gene encoding methylcobamide:CoM methyltransferase MtaA, which produces MSGLTLKERFINSLERKNVDKVPVCSVTQTGIVELMEISGAKWPDANYDPEKMATLAIAAHELTGLEAVRYPFCTTVLAESLGCTIAEGSLDTQPYQLDFPCKDKEDVTGFSIPEKLLESKRIKTMLEATDIIKSRISDDVPVIAGMIGPAAIAFYLCGANNYLRWCITESDLLTELFAIGTKVCTEYANALFDHGADAVVIIDSEAGPDLFPPPLFESLVIPHYRLLTRNLKGHSILHICGDATDILDIMSESGFHGLSIEEKVDLAYASQIVSGRVCLIGNVSPAATLLGKSPDHIKKEAKQCIMDGVGILAPGCGIAPRTSIESIKAFVEARDEFYKE; this is translated from the coding sequence TTGTCTGGTCTAACATTAAAAGAGCGTTTTATCAATTCCCTGGAAAGAAAAAATGTGGATAAAGTTCCTGTCTGTTCGGTAACTCAAACAGGAATAGTTGAACTTATGGAAATAAGCGGCGCAAAATGGCCCGATGCTAATTATGATCCTGAAAAAATGGCCACATTGGCTATTGCTGCACATGAGCTAACAGGGCTTGAAGCTGTCAGGTATCCCTTTTGTACCACAGTTCTAGCTGAGAGCCTTGGATGTACTATTGCAGAAGGTTCTCTTGATACACAACCTTACCAGCTTGATTTTCCATGCAAGGATAAAGAAGATGTTACCGGATTTTCTATCCCGGAGAAATTACTTGAAAGTAAAAGAATAAAAACAATGCTTGAAGCTACTGATATAATAAAAAGCAGGATATCAGACGATGTTCCAGTAATTGCAGGAATGATAGGACCTGCAGCCATTGCTTTTTATCTATGTGGTGCAAATAACTACTTGCGGTGGTGTATAACTGAATCCGACCTTCTTACAGAGCTGTTTGCTATTGGTACCAAAGTATGCACAGAATATGCCAATGCTCTTTTTGATCACGGAGCAGATGCAGTAGTTATAATTGATTCAGAGGCAGGTCCTGATCTTTTCCCGCCACCATTGTTTGAATCTCTTGTAATCCCACATTATCGGTTACTGACTAGAAATCTAAAAGGGCATTCAATTCTTCATATTTGTGGTGACGCTACGGATATTCTGGATATTATGTCTGAATCTGGATTCCATGGGCTTAGCATAGAAGAAAAAGTAGATCTCGCTTATGCGAGTCAGATCGTTTCAGGTAGAGTATGCCTTATAGGTAATGTGTCACCTGCTGCAACCTTGCTTGGTAAATCGCCTGACCACATTAAAAAAGAAGCAAAACAATGTATTATGGATGGAGTAGGTATACTGGCCCCTGGATGTGGTATCGCTCCACGCACATCAATTGAGAGCATAAAGGCCTTTGTGGAAGCAAGAGATGAATTTTATAAAGAATAA
- a CDS encoding Maf family nucleotide pyrophosphatase — protein sequence MNRIILASASARRKELLEQLIGPDFDIYVSSYAEDTGKGLSPVELVMHHSFEKAVDVADNLEEGVIISADTVVVCRGEVLGKPADEYHAQEILQKINGQQIKAITGLTVMDVCSREEITEYELTTVWMRKMPEQLIRDYINTGEPFGKAGAFAIQGKGAILVERIDGDFFNVVGLPLFRLSNMLDKFNVNVLFS from the coding sequence ATGAACAGGATTATCCTTGCTTCTGCATCTGCGAGAAGAAAAGAGCTGTTAGAGCAATTGATAGGTCCGGATTTTGATATTTATGTGAGTTCTTATGCAGAAGACACAGGCAAAGGTTTGAGTCCTGTTGAACTTGTCATGCATCACTCTTTTGAAAAAGCAGTTGATGTGGCGGATAATCTCGAAGAAGGCGTAATTATCTCTGCTGATACAGTTGTCGTTTGCAGGGGCGAAGTACTTGGAAAACCAGCTGATGAGTATCATGCACAAGAGATACTGCAAAAAATAAACGGACAACAGATAAAGGCGATTACCGGATTGACTGTAATGGATGTTTGTAGCAGAGAAGAAATTACGGAATATGAACTAACAACCGTCTGGATGAGGAAAATGCCGGAACAGCTGATAAGAGATTATATCAACACAGGAGAGCCTTTTGGCAAAGCAGGTGCCTTTGCAATACAAGGGAAAGGAGCTATACTTGTTGAGAGGATTGATGGTGACTTTTTCAATGTTGTGGGTCTTCCACTTTTCAGGCTGTCAAATATGCTTGATAAATTCAATGTAAATGTCCTGTTTTCCTAA
- a CDS encoding DUF3656 domain-containing protein → MHNNKSSTCTPPEILAPAGDPEALKAAIKGGADAVYLGVGQLNARQGANNFSVEDLRDNIDLAHTYGVKVFIALNIPLKQHEVQEAIDIVHKAYAYNIDGIILEDLGLFFLLKEHFPDLPLHASTQMTIHNPQGVDFIRDAGASRVILSRELSTEQVKSIIDKTSVEIELFVHGALCYSFSGRCLFSTAITDRSANRGACFQPCRRPYKLSVDGQIVDSKRVGEYPISCAELCTFPGLEDIIKTGVKSLKIEGRMKKPEYVTASARTYKNVAEKVCDTGENFSTEELEEMENELAKLFYRGFTRGFVLGEEDVTQRKYSANYGAYLGIVDNITKSTKEGEMTITPLQDIKVNDGISINTRIRIIGCRVHGILVNGEAVQVARKGEETTLLISAKTSKSIRKNDEVYVSTDPQLLESLQNIELQTTPLIITIHARKGEKLHINVKSRKRETEAISDYIVQEAKSSPTSQEQMIATLGKLGDTTFHVEDIILDVDDNIFIPLGALSGTRREAVEELFNSRFPREGRNRSCPTVSTGYKREESKKKAKRPLLSVEVSEIDSIFTASKSGADIVYAPIHLFTELMNENNILRTNGLKEKDVEFVLMTPQVSFEEEMPALKELMQQVADAGFKLACSNYGTIRLANEMDAPFVTQKEFNAFNSYTVNAFRTSGAYRVTLSSELNLEETQEVCINADPDIQIEVMAYGRELLLVTKNDLLGPLIEDGTIETDSEVLLVDNTKGSFPVKREGERTLIYNSTVLNMVEEIDKLCTSGADVLRLDLSLYEKVDVKDITRNYRRALDGKQIKLKSTRDEEYDQGHYFKGVL, encoded by the coding sequence ATGCATAATAACAAATCTTCAACCTGTACTCCTCCTGAGATCCTGGCACCTGCTGGTGACCCGGAAGCCCTGAAAGCCGCCATAAAAGGAGGAGCAGACGCTGTTTACCTTGGAGTTGGGCAGTTAAATGCTCGCCAGGGTGCAAATAATTTTTCCGTAGAGGACCTCAGGGACAATATCGATCTTGCACATACCTATGGAGTTAAGGTATTCATTGCTCTTAATATTCCACTCAAGCAACATGAGGTTCAAGAGGCCATAGATATTGTTCATAAGGCATACGCATACAATATAGATGGAATTATACTGGAAGACTTAGGTCTTTTCTTTTTACTAAAAGAGCATTTCCCGGACCTTCCACTACATGCAAGTACCCAGATGACGATCCACAACCCACAAGGTGTTGATTTTATCAGGGATGCAGGTGCTTCAAGAGTCATACTCTCAAGGGAACTGAGCACGGAGCAGGTCAAAAGTATTATAGACAAAACATCAGTTGAAATCGAACTTTTTGTTCACGGTGCCCTTTGTTATTCATTTTCAGGTCGATGCCTGTTCAGTACTGCCATAACGGACAGAAGCGCAAACAGAGGCGCATGTTTCCAGCCTTGCAGACGGCCGTATAAACTGTCAGTCGATGGACAGATCGTAGACAGCAAACGGGTAGGTGAGTATCCAATAAGCTGTGCAGAACTCTGTACCTTCCCGGGGCTTGAAGACATTATAAAGACAGGTGTCAAGAGCCTCAAAATAGAAGGCAGGATGAAAAAACCGGAGTACGTGACCGCCAGTGCAAGAACCTACAAAAATGTTGCAGAAAAAGTATGCGATACAGGTGAGAATTTCAGTACAGAAGAACTTGAGGAAATGGAGAACGAGCTTGCAAAACTATTCTATAGGGGCTTTACCCGGGGTTTTGTTCTTGGTGAAGAAGATGTCACACAACGCAAATACAGTGCCAATTACGGTGCCTATCTGGGAATAGTGGATAATATAACTAAGTCCACAAAAGAAGGTGAAATGACCATTACACCTCTTCAGGATATAAAGGTAAATGACGGTATCAGCATAAATACTCGCATCAGGATCATAGGTTGTCGTGTTCATGGTATTCTTGTTAATGGTGAGGCTGTACAGGTTGCCAGGAAAGGAGAGGAAACCACTCTGCTGATAAGTGCAAAGACCAGCAAATCCATAAGAAAGAACGATGAGGTCTATGTATCTACCGACCCTCAATTACTTGAAAGCTTACAGAACATTGAGCTTCAAACCACTCCCCTGATAATAACAATTCATGCAAGAAAGGGAGAAAAGCTGCATATCAACGTGAAAAGCAGGAAAAGGGAAACTGAAGCCATCAGTGATTACATAGTGCAGGAAGCAAAAAGTTCTCCCACAAGCCAGGAGCAAATGATAGCAACTCTTGGAAAACTCGGTGATACAACATTCCACGTCGAAGATATTATTCTGGATGTTGACGATAATATTTTCATTCCCCTTGGAGCACTTTCAGGTACTAGAAGGGAAGCAGTTGAAGAGCTGTTTAATTCCAGATTCCCAAGAGAGGGCAGGAACCGCAGTTGTCCCACTGTTTCCACAGGATATAAGCGGGAAGAAAGCAAAAAGAAAGCAAAAAGACCTCTGTTAAGTGTTGAGGTTTCAGAGATCGATTCAATTTTTACTGCATCCAAATCTGGCGCTGATATTGTTTATGCACCTATTCATCTATTCACTGAATTGATGAATGAGAATAATATCCTCAGGACTAACGGCCTGAAGGAAAAGGATGTGGAATTTGTCCTGATGACACCACAGGTAAGTTTTGAAGAAGAAATGCCTGCACTAAAAGAACTGATGCAACAGGTTGCAGATGCAGGATTCAAACTTGCATGTTCTAATTACGGAACAATCCGACTGGCAAATGAAATGGATGCACCCTTTGTTACCCAAAAAGAGTTCAATGCCTTCAATTCTTACACAGTAAATGCATTCCGAACATCCGGTGCTTACCGTGTTACACTTTCAAGTGAACTAAACCTTGAAGAAACACAGGAGGTTTGCATTAACGCAGATCCTGATATACAAATAGAGGTCATGGCATATGGACGTGAACTTCTGCTTGTGACAAAGAATGACCTGTTAGGTCCTCTTATTGAAGACGGGACTATCGAAACTGACAGTGAGGTGCTACTTGTGGATAACACCAAAGGCTCATTCCCGGTGAAGCGAGAAGGTGAGCGTACCCTTATCTACAATTCCACGGTCCTGAACATGGTGGAGGAAATTGATAAACTTTGTACATCAGGTGCTGATGTGTTAAGACTTGACCTTTCCCTTTATGAAAAAGTGGATGTAAAGGATATCACACGCAATTACAGAAGAGCACTTGACGGCAAACAGATTAAACTGAAGTCCACAAGGGATGAGGAATACGATCAGGGACACTATTTCAAAGGTGTACTATAA
- a CDS encoding MBL fold metallo-hydrolase, giving the protein MEITFLGTGVGIPQAGRVQSGVLMDFEGKLLLFDCGCGVLGRILESKHKHTDIDGIVLTHLHLDHVGDVLALIKANWLVKKTDMRLYGPQGTREWFEKTLDVYDYLKDRFTVDIIELSPGDEFAPEGKGGDCTITCAKTVHTNNSLAYRIKSEGKSVVYTGDTEPCEAVMELAEDADVLIHECSFPLGFPMTNHTTPDMFTLMLEEYPINVKELYLTHLYPHMHGHYEEARHHIRKYFTGNVTIAKDLMVIKP; this is encoded by the coding sequence ATGGAAATTACGTTTCTTGGCACAGGAGTTGGCATACCTCAGGCTGGAAGGGTTCAGTCAGGTGTGCTTATGGATTTCGAGGGGAAATTATTGCTTTTTGACTGCGGGTGCGGTGTTCTTGGCAGGATACTGGAGAGCAAGCATAAACATACGGACATTGATGGCATCGTTCTCACGCATTTGCATCTTGACCATGTCGGGGATGTACTTGCCCTTATCAAGGCTAACTGGCTTGTTAAAAAGACGGATATGCGGTTATACGGGCCTCAGGGCACACGGGAATGGTTTGAAAAGACGCTGGACGTCTATGACTATCTAAAGGACAGGTTCACCGTTGACATCATAGAACTCTCGCCTGGGGATGAGTTTGCACCAGAGGGAAAAGGAGGAGATTGTACTATCACGTGTGCTAAGACCGTTCATACTAATAACTCACTGGCGTATCGCATTAAGAGCGAAGGCAAAAGCGTTGTTTATACAGGAGACACCGAGCCATGTGAAGCAGTAATGGAACTGGCAGAGGATGCAGATGTACTCATACATGAATGCTCGTTCCCGCTGGGATTCCCCATGACCAACCACACCACACCGGACATGTTCACCCTCATGCTGGAGGAGTATCCGATTAACGTCAAGGAACTCTACCTGACACACCTCTATCCTCACATGCATGGACATTACGAGGAAGCCAGACACCATATCAGGAAGTACTTTACTGGCAACGTCACCATTGCTAAAGACCTGATGGTAATCAAGCCTTAG
- a CDS encoding winged helix-turn-helix domain-containing protein: protein MSSNILKGDQNGMYLQEFENLRSEIISLKKDVNRVLERSNHRSMDAMFMEMKGDLSRPVIHYMIEDTKKTVEENFCMECDNKDVCKNAFSDLLQELALLLMEDKVTEGSLVSFQERFNELKGFAVTDNCDNCIKSASVIFDKQMELIRSFNRTHNEDSSNRAIIDISTISDDIVTEVCEPLANKQRLAILKSVNSDTKSFSELSKITGLRGGNLLFHIQKLLDTGMILQRTERGDYMITRKGHVTLKGMAELYEKLIKS from the coding sequence ATGAGTAGTAATATTCTGAAAGGAGATCAAAACGGTATGTACTTGCAGGAGTTTGAAAACCTGCGGTCTGAGATAATTTCCTTAAAAAAGGATGTTAACAGAGTACTTGAACGCTCTAATCATCGTAGTATGGATGCCATGTTCATGGAAATGAAAGGTGACCTGTCACGACCTGTTATACACTATATGATTGAGGATACAAAAAAGACAGTTGAAGAAAACTTTTGTATGGAATGCGATAACAAAGATGTCTGTAAAAATGCATTCTCTGATCTTCTTCAGGAACTGGCCCTGCTTCTTATGGAGGATAAAGTTACTGAGGGGTCCCTTGTTTCGTTCCAGGAACGGTTCAATGAGCTTAAGGGTTTCGCGGTCACTGATAATTGCGATAACTGCATAAAGAGCGCGTCCGTTATATTTGATAAACAGATGGAACTGATACGCTCATTCAACAGGACCCACAATGAAGATTCGAGCAACAGAGCCATCATAGACATCAGTACCATATCAGATGATATTGTCACGGAAGTATGTGAGCCTCTTGCCAATAAGCAACGCCTGGCAATTCTCAAATCAGTAAACTCTGATACAAAAAGCTTTTCTGAACTCTCAAAGATCACTGGTCTGCGTGGAGGAAATCTTCTTTTCCATATTCAGAAATTGCTGGACACTGGTATGATCCTGCAGAGGACCGAGCGGGGGGATTATATGATTACTAGAAAAGGTCATGTCACCCTAAAAGGAATGGCTGAGCTTTATGAAAAACTCATCAAAAGCTAA
- a CDS encoding B12-binding domain-containing protein: MESEKSLFNKIIEKARESVLNFDSMEAESAVREAVDAGMDPVDLIELGFIEGMREMGDRFEKGDVPLLHIFAASKIMEKGISLLKSCAMENHMDFSIFGNIAIRA, encoded by the coding sequence ATGGAATCTGAAAAATCACTATTCAATAAGATAATAGAAAAAGCACGGGAATCTGTTCTCAACTTTGACAGCATGGAAGCTGAATCTGCCGTCCGGGAAGCGGTTGATGCAGGCATGGACCCTGTTGATCTAATAGAACTTGGATTTATAGAGGGAATGAGAGAGATGGGAGATCGTTTCGAAAAAGGAGATGTTCCGCTTTTGCATATATTTGCAGCTTCCAAAATAATGGAAAAAGGTATTTCACTGCTCAAATCCTGCGCAATGGAAAATCACATGGATTTTAGTATATTCGGTAATATTGCAATAAGGGCCTGA
- a CDS encoding methyl-accepting chemotaxis protein — MNLKNITINRKIIAFALILTILPMAAVGLFAYEQTSTAIEKELQDRLEEQVFMEKQYIDTVFSLAQDNVELNLDVAHNSFYKLGDPKISDGELLFGDDYTANSKYDMVDSIKEQNGAEVTVFQVIDNSAIRISTTILDESGKRIMGTAVSDAVYEAVVQKGQTYNGIASVLGDRYLSTYEPIKDASGNIIGILFVGIPEEYYRLVVKEQMSSITFGETGYMFVMDSNGDVIIHPSIEGDNLGSNDFAKQMIAEKEGDVVYEWQGRDKAISYTYFEEKDWIIASGTYIDEFEAPVRVIKDGIIAAILVFTVLGSAAAFLISRSISGGIQKIVADFKKISNDALEGKIDTKAETDVDIDFIAIPKGLNDILSSLTNIINVVSKSANNVAATAEEMSASIEEMTAASTEISTTVGEIAKGSNEQSSMSDDVAKTMSDMTVGVQDIAVNAQQAAEAANTSKDVISDVGIQSKDLLVQMDDIQAATNDSATVIKQLEAKSNQIGEIVALITSIADQTNLLALNAAIEAARAGEHGRGFAVVADEVRKLAENSGTAASQISDLLSEIKEGTHAAVTSMESGVITVTNGVSSLGRTVEAVQNIVEESDKVALMTGNIAAAAQEQSASIEEITATVDEVATISQETASGTEQTSAAVEQQNASMTELAKSSQELAQMASEMQEIVSKYIIE; from the coding sequence TTGAATTTAAAAAACATTACGATCAATCGAAAGATCATTGCGTTTGCTTTGATCCTTACAATTTTGCCAATGGCAGCTGTTGGGTTGTTTGCTTATGAGCAAACTTCAACTGCTATTGAAAAAGAATTGCAGGATAGACTTGAAGAACAAGTCTTCATGGAAAAGCAGTATATAGATACTGTATTTTCCCTTGCCCAGGATAATGTTGAACTTAATCTGGATGTAGCTCACAATAGTTTTTATAAACTTGGTGACCCAAAAATATCTGATGGTGAGCTGTTATTTGGAGATGATTATACTGCCAATAGTAAATATGACATGGTTGACTCTATCAAAGAGCAAAATGGGGCAGAAGTAACTGTTTTTCAGGTAATTGATAATTCCGCAATTCGTATCTCTACTACTATACTCGATGAGAGTGGAAAACGTATTATGGGGACTGCTGTATCTGATGCCGTTTATGAAGCTGTTGTACAGAAAGGACAAACATATAATGGAATAGCCAGTGTTCTTGGGGACCGTTATTTGAGTACTTATGAGCCGATAAAAGATGCTTCCGGAAATATAATAGGCATCCTTTTTGTTGGTATTCCTGAAGAGTACTACCGTCTTGTGGTCAAAGAACAGATGTCCAGTATCACTTTCGGTGAAACAGGATACATGTTTGTAATGGATTCAAATGGTGATGTCATTATTCATCCAAGCATAGAGGGAGATAACCTTGGCAGCAATGATTTTGCCAAACAAATGATCGCCGAAAAAGAAGGTGATGTCGTTTATGAATGGCAGGGTCGTGATAAGGCAATAAGTTACACCTACTTTGAGGAAAAGGACTGGATCATTGCATCTGGTACTTATATTGATGAATTTGAAGCTCCTGTTAGGGTGATAAAGGATGGAATAATAGCTGCTATACTTGTATTTACGGTTCTTGGTTCTGCTGCAGCATTCCTGATAAGCAGATCCATTTCAGGTGGAATCCAAAAAATCGTTGCGGACTTTAAGAAGATATCAAATGATGCGCTTGAAGGTAAGATCGATACCAAAGCTGAAACAGATGTTGACATTGATTTTATTGCAATTCCAAAGGGTCTGAATGATATTCTAAGTTCATTGACTAATATTATTAACGTGGTCAGCAAGAGTGCAAACAATGTTGCTGCAACAGCTGAAGAAATGTCAGCGTCCATTGAGGAAATGACTGCTGCATCCACAGAGATATCCACAACCGTTGGTGAGATAGCTAAAGGTTCAAATGAACAGTCTTCCATGTCAGATGATGTTGCCAAGACAATGAGTGACATGACCGTTGGTGTGCAGGATATTGCAGTCAATGCTCAGCAGGCAGCAGAAGCAGCAAACACGTCAAAGGACGTTATATCTGATGTTGGCATCCAGTCAAAAGACCTGCTGGTACAGATGGATGATATTCAGGCTGCTACAAATGATTCAGCGACTGTTATTAAGCAACTTGAGGCCAAGTCTAACCAGATCGGTGAGATAGTTGCTCTTATCACCAGTATTGCAGACCAGACAAACCTGCTTGCTCTTAACGCGGCGATAGAAGCTGCAAGGGCAGGAGAACATGGTCGTGGATTTGCGGTTGTTGCAGATGAGGTCAGAAAGCTTGCAGAAAACTCAGGTACTGCAGCGTCTCAGATATCTGATCTACTTTCAGAGATCAAAGAGGGAACCCATGCAGCAGTCACTTCAATGGAATCTGGTGTTATAACAGTTACAAATGGTGTCAGTTCACTTGGAAGGACTGTAGAAGCTGTACAAAATATAGTCGAGGAAAGTGACAAAGTTGCTCTTATGACAGGGAACATTGCCGCTGCAGCACAGGAACAATCTGCTTCCATTGAAGAGATAACTGCGACTGTTGATGAAGTAGCTACCATATCACAAGAAACTGCATCAGGCACTGAGCAGACCTCTGCGGCTGTGGAACAACAAAATGCATCTATGACGGAGCTTGCAAAGAGTTCGCAGGAACTTGCACAGATGGCTTCTGAAATGCAGGAAATTGTTTCAAAATACATTATTGAATAA